GTCGGTGTTGGGCTGCTAGGATTTACGGCGTGTACCAAGGACTTCGAGGAAATCAACACCAACCCTAACGCTATTGGCACCATCACGCCAGAGTATGTCTTCACAAAGGCTCAGTACGACGGAGTGTCCAACATGCTGAACTCGCTGCTGGGCACCATGCAGTACACCACTAGCTTCAACGACGTGTCGGGCTTCGGCTCCAAGTACATTGCTAGCCAGGTGAATACCTCGTCGGCCTCATTCAGCTCTGCCTACCCGAATGCGTTGAATGAGATAACACTGGTAATCAATGCTGTAAAAGACGACCCCAACAAAGTAAATCTGCTGGCAGAAGCTAGGATCTGGCGAGTGTACTGCTACAGCCGCCTAACGGATCTGTACGGCGACATTCCTTATTTCCAGGCCAATCAAGGCTACACGGAGGCGAAGTACACGCCCGCTTACGACGCGCAGAAGGACATCTACGCCGATATGCTGAAGGAGCTGGACGAGGCAGCCACCAGCCTAGACCCCGCCAAATCCACCTTCGGCGTGGCCGATTTGATGTACAACGGCAACCCGGTGCAGTGGAAGAAGTTTGCGTACTCCATGATGCTGCGGCTCGGCATGCGCCTGACCAAGGTAGATGCTGCCGCTGCGCAAACCTGGGCCACGAAGGCGCTGGCCGGCGGGGTTATCACCGAAGACGCCGACATTGCCAAGGTAACCTACCTAGCCAGCGGCCAGATTATCAATCAGAATCCGCTGGCGTACTTTCTGTGGATCAACGACTACATCGCCGCCAACGGCAACACCAACCAGGAAGGCGGTAAGTACCAGGATGTCTTCATCAACCACCTCAAAACGACTAAAGACCCGCGCCTAGGTGTCGTCTCGGTGGTGTACACCGGCGGCTCGCCGAACCGCACTGACACGACCTTTGTCAAGCAGCAAGGTATGCCGGCGAACCTAGGTGCCAAGCCCGCCAACTTTGCCCAACTCAGCGAGCCGAACCCCAAAACCGTGCTGCTGCTCAACTCCCCACGGTTGGTCTTCACCGCCGCCGAGTCATACTTTTTACAGACAGAGGCAGCGCTACGAGGCTGGTCGGGTGGTTCGGCCAGCACCTTGTACAGCAACGGCGTGAGTGCGGCCCTGCGGCAGTGGTCCATCATCAGCCTAGGTTCCAGCGACGGCACGTTGTCGAGCCGGCAGATCACGACCTACGTGAACAACAACAAGCTAGTGGCCAACGGCTTCGACCAGCAGATGCGGCAAATCTACACCCAATTCTGGGCCAGCATCTTCCCCGATGCGCAGGAGGCCTTTGCCAGCTACCGCCGTACCGGCTACCCCGCCCTGACCCCTAACAACTACCCCGGCAACGCCACCGGCGGGCAGTTTCCGCGGCGCTTTCTGTATCCGCTTTCCGAGCAGAACCTGAACGCCAACGCGTACG
This Hymenobacter sp. GOD-10R DNA region includes the following protein-coding sequences:
- a CDS encoding SusD/RagB family nutrient-binding outer membrane lipoprotein translates to MNRLLSKCALLVGVGLLGFTACTKDFEEINTNPNAIGTITPEYVFTKAQYDGVSNMLNSLLGTMQYTTSFNDVSGFGSKYIASQVNTSSASFSSAYPNALNEITLVINAVKDDPNKVNLLAEARIWRVYCYSRLTDLYGDIPYFQANQGYTEAKYTPAYDAQKDIYADMLKELDEAATSLDPAKSTFGVADLMYNGNPVQWKKFAYSMMLRLGMRLTKVDAAAAQTWATKALAGGVITEDADIAKVTYLASGQIINQNPLAYFLWINDYIAANGNTNQEGGKYQDVFINHLKTTKDPRLGVVSVVYTGGSPNRTDTTFVKQQGMPANLGAKPANFAQLSEPNPKTVLLLNSPRLVFTAAESYFLQTEAALRGWSGGSASTLYSNGVSAALRQWSIISLGSSDGTLSSRQITTYVNNNKLVANGFDQQMRQIYTQFWASIFPDAQEAFASYRRTGYPALTPNNYPGNATGGQFPRRFLYPLSEQNLNANAYAAAIARQGPDNLLTRVYWDK